In Sphingobacterium sp. PCS056, the following proteins share a genomic window:
- a CDS encoding two-component regulator propeller domain-containing protein, whose translation MFGIRNIYCLLLCCIFPYALMGQGVTESSVLQRYSLGIEQGLSNNDVNCIIQSKSGMVWMGTFDGLNRYDAYRFTVFRKNVMDLNSLPGNRIEALTEMHDGRLLIATLDTVVVFDPTWNTFSKLSYLHPTTKKHISLTGSAIFKAQGKNIFIGSDNKGLLINSQTDLLYKQVPLVLGGKRQWNYQVKGMDLDRQGTLWVFIAGVGLCQWDQESDALLVQDVRFQECNGLLSTPDGAIYLALNTGIYKWHPVKDKQHFVRFSKPVLHLFLAKNETIWASTDGDGIYLKLKQIDGFSKTYEAKDGSGLSSNAVKQVMEDREGRMWCATLRGGVTILDAKKRSFNVIVPKQLNPSLKSNFFVSTFFEESEQRIWVGTDGYGLFSWDRTTKTLLPVAEGDLKDKSITKIWRDKKYRLWVSTWNNGIYRIENNGKQIKHYRCYDPVNKIWADNVWNIFEDRKGRIWATTFGHAGLYKWNEATSEFVFISNKFGNILTFWEDLRGDLWFGNDAQLIHYRLHDQRMITYDLGYRIRAIYGTEDSKNLWIGTEGRGILSINVHSGKFISYGEHQGLSNNNILNILLDDNGQLWLSTFNGLIKFDTKSKRSVNFKEEDGLQSNQFSYHAALKLRNSQMIFGGNKGFNVLRPENIAVTPLSFEPQLTAIQVNGKPIRDLIAKNTVSPDVNSFHKLELPYDNTNLHLEFSAFPFFSLENVRYAVQLIGHDPNWINLAELPVMDYNHLAPGNYKLLVRASAKDNNWKVTHLLDVTILPPWYQTWWSIMLYIALLMIMVYTYVTIKKNRTKLLYEAKFAKLEVEKEREIGRKKIATFADIVQEIKTPLTFVVNPLMAYIQKYREDVSEDLLVAYQNASKLLVLADQLSEIKKGNSFSKPLKLERFDFCLLLQEESFAYQQWSGHELVNFDLDIPLAELWIYGDRQKIALVIFNLLSFVFQRLKMEATVSVTLKEHDADFEVLIWGFTSLTKKADASEQATLINLLEGSMDSDLGVGLILTRDFVKEHLGGLSYKIGDDGETCMMLSLNKDRWYLRLHDMMWENQLLKHQLDEDVKMAANYMVPQHLSPLEITNKKTILVVDDNKVFRQYMRQIFKEDFHVFEGKDCQDAMRLIEKTNPNMVIAEVFMDGTGYQFCRDLKNNTKYTQLPIILISALSTTENQIQAIEAGADDFMAKPFDAEILIKRVHALMENRNALHDYFFKRITQRDEEGWTDENHGGISVEEKDFLEKCMTIIEENLQDHNFNAQVLASLCHMSYSNLYKKIRALSGLSTSAFVRAIRLRKAAELLSGSDLNINQIGVEVGIQDVKYFREKFKDLYSMTPSAYIKKYRAYFNQDYTLVKPLAENIKDRK comes from the coding sequence ATGTTTGGGATAAGAAATATATATTGTTTGCTGCTATGCTGTATTTTTCCCTATGCTTTAATGGGGCAAGGTGTTACAGAAAGTTCTGTTTTACAGCGCTATTCTCTTGGAATTGAACAAGGCCTTTCCAATAATGATGTAAATTGTATCATCCAATCTAAAAGCGGGATGGTGTGGATGGGTACGTTTGATGGTCTGAATCGTTATGATGCATACCGATTTACGGTTTTTAGAAAGAATGTCATGGATCTCAATTCGCTTCCTGGAAATCGTATAGAAGCACTCACTGAGATGCACGACGGACGACTTTTGATCGCAACACTAGATACTGTGGTGGTCTTTGATCCAACATGGAACACGTTTAGTAAGCTTTCTTATTTGCATCCGACCACCAAAAAGCATATTTCTCTGACAGGATCTGCAATTTTTAAGGCTCAGGGAAAAAATATTTTTATTGGTTCCGATAATAAAGGATTGCTAATTAACAGCCAAACTGATCTCCTTTATAAACAGGTTCCTTTAGTATTAGGGGGAAAGAGACAATGGAATTATCAAGTAAAGGGTATGGACTTGGATCGTCAAGGTACATTGTGGGTATTCATTGCTGGTGTAGGTCTATGTCAATGGGATCAGGAATCCGACGCATTGCTTGTACAGGATGTGCGATTTCAGGAATGTAATGGATTGCTGTCAACCCCCGATGGGGCGATTTATTTAGCCTTAAATACAGGTATATATAAATGGCATCCAGTTAAGGATAAGCAGCATTTTGTTCGTTTTTCAAAACCTGTGCTTCATCTCTTTTTAGCTAAAAATGAAACCATTTGGGCATCTACCGATGGCGACGGTATCTATCTTAAATTAAAGCAAATAGATGGTTTTAGTAAAACCTATGAAGCCAAGGATGGCTCGGGATTGTCCAGTAATGCTGTTAAGCAAGTGATGGAGGATCGTGAAGGCCGCATGTGGTGCGCAACACTGCGCGGTGGAGTGACAATATTAGACGCGAAAAAACGGTCTTTTAATGTTATTGTACCAAAGCAACTGAATCCTAGTTTAAAATCTAATTTTTTTGTTTCTACTTTTTTTGAAGAAAGTGAACAGAGAATCTGGGTCGGAACAGACGGCTACGGGCTCTTTAGCTGGGATCGAACCACAAAGACCTTACTGCCCGTGGCTGAAGGTGACCTGAAAGATAAGAGCATCACTAAAATATGGCGCGATAAAAAATACCGGTTATGGGTTTCTACTTGGAATAATGGTATCTATCGGATTGAGAATAATGGCAAGCAGATCAAGCATTATCGCTGTTATGATCCGGTAAACAAAATTTGGGCAGATAATGTATGGAATATATTTGAAGATCGTAAAGGACGTATCTGGGCTACCACTTTTGGTCATGCTGGTTTATATAAATGGAATGAGGCAACGTCGGAATTTGTCTTTATATCCAATAAGTTTGGCAATATATTGACATTTTGGGAAGATTTAAGAGGAGATCTTTGGTTTGGTAATGATGCGCAGCTGATTCATTATAGACTGCACGACCAGCGGATGATTACCTACGATTTGGGATATCGCATTCGAGCGATCTACGGTACAGAAGATAGCAAAAACCTATGGATCGGTACGGAAGGAAGAGGAATTTTATCCATCAATGTACATAGCGGTAAGTTTATCAGTTATGGGGAGCATCAAGGCTTATCAAATAATAATATATTAAATATACTGCTGGATGACAACGGTCAGCTTTGGTTAAGTACATTTAATGGATTAATTAAATTTGATACAAAATCCAAACGTAGTGTCAATTTTAAGGAGGAGGATGGACTTCAAAGCAATCAATTTAGCTATCATGCAGCACTTAAGCTCCGTAATAGTCAGATGATATTTGGTGGTAATAAAGGATTTAATGTATTGAGGCCTGAAAACATAGCTGTCACTCCACTTTCTTTTGAACCGCAACTGACAGCAATACAAGTTAATGGTAAACCAATCCGGGATTTAATCGCTAAAAATACAGTAAGCCCTGATGTGAACTCTTTTCACAAGCTAGAGCTCCCATATGACAATACGAATCTTCACCTTGAGTTTTCAGCTTTTCCATTTTTCTCCTTAGAAAATGTGCGATATGCGGTTCAATTGATAGGACACGATCCTAATTGGATTAATTTGGCTGAACTTCCTGTCATGGACTATAATCACTTAGCTCCAGGAAATTATAAACTCTTGGTGCGTGCATCAGCAAAGGATAATAATTGGAAAGTGACGCATCTTTTGGATGTGACAATTTTGCCGCCGTGGTACCAGACCTGGTGGTCGATTATGCTCTATATTGCTCTCTTGATGATAATGGTGTATACATATGTTACTATAAAAAAAAATAGGACAAAACTGTTGTACGAGGCTAAGTTTGCAAAGCTTGAGGTGGAGAAGGAGCGGGAAATCGGTCGAAAGAAGATCGCTACGTTTGCAGATATTGTACAAGAGATCAAGACACCATTGACTTTTGTCGTCAATCCGTTAATGGCATATATCCAAAAATATCGAGAAGATGTATCAGAGGATCTTTTAGTAGCCTATCAGAATGCGAGCAAACTTCTTGTTCTCGCGGATCAACTAAGTGAAATTAAAAAAGGAAATAGTTTTAGCAAACCGCTAAAATTGGAAAGGTTTGATTTTTGTTTGCTGCTGCAGGAGGAAAGTTTTGCTTACCAGCAGTGGTCCGGCCATGAACTTGTTAACTTTGATTTGGATATTCCGCTAGCGGAACTGTGGATTTATGGAGATAGACAAAAAATCGCATTGGTCATTTTTAACTTGCTATCTTTTGTTTTCCAGAGGTTGAAGATGGAGGCTACTGTTTCGGTTACATTGAAAGAACATGATGCTGATTTTGAGGTGTTGATTTGGGGCTTCACATCCTTGACAAAAAAAGCTGATGCGAGTGAGCAGGCAACGCTGATTAATCTTCTTGAAGGATCAATGGACAGCGATCTGGGGGTAGGTTTAATTCTAACGCGCGATTTTGTAAAAGAACATCTGGGTGGACTGTCGTACAAAATAGGCGATGACGGTGAAACATGTATGATGTTGAGCTTGAACAAAGATCGATGGTACCTTCGTCTGCATGATATGATGTGGGAAAATCAGCTGCTGAAGCATCAACTCGATGAAGATGTAAAAATGGCGGCAAATTACATGGTACCACAACATCTGAGTCCGCTGGAAATTACAAATAAAAAAACAATTCTAGTGGTCGATGATAACAAAGTCTTTCGGCAATATATGCGACAGATCTTTAAAGAGGACTTTCACGTTTTTGAAGGTAAGGACTGCCAGGACGCGATGCGACTAATAGAAAAAACAAATCCAAATATGGTGATTGCCGAAGTGTTTATGGATGGTACTGGATATCAATTTTGTCGAGATCTAAAAAATAATACCAAGTACACTCAGTTGCCCATCATTTTGATCAGTGCATTGAGTACTACTGAAAATCAAATTCAGGCTATTGAAGCAGGGGCGGATGATTTTATGGCTAAACCTTTTGATGCTGAAATCTTGATAAAAAGGGTGCATGCACTGATGGAAAATAGGAATGCTTTGCACGATTACTTTTTTAAGCGCATTACACAGAGAGATGAAGAGGGGTGGACTGATGAAAATCACGGTGGAATTTCAGTTGAGGAAAAAGATTTTTTGGAAAAGTGTATGACTATTATTGAGGAGAATCTACAAGATCATAACTTTAATGCACAGGTATTAGCGAGTTTATGTCATATGAGCTATTCTAACCTATATAAGAAAATTAGAGCGTTATCAGGGCTTTCGACTTCTGCATTTGTCCGAGCGATCAGATTACGAAAAGCGGCTGAATTACTTTCTGGATCTGATTTGAATATAAACCAAATTGGAGTGGAGGTGGGCATTCAGGATGTGAAATATTTTAGAGAAAAATTTAAAGATTTATATAGCATGACACCTTCTGCCTATATCAAAAAGTATAGAGCTTATTTTAACCAAGATTATACTCTTGTAAAACCACTTGCTGAAAATATTAAAGATCGAAAATAG
- a CDS encoding glycoside hydrolase family 16 protein: MKTALFILICLICNLPCRTAAENSKINLFHEHLAPSLSFGSIDTAKWNLIFSDEFNSSDRFDTTKWSFAPRWSPAWAKYLTASPKYVRQESGNLLLRMDNQVIENDDVPYHSGGIQTAKKFNFRYGKVEVRAKFNQGKGSWPAIWMMPEHPVSYGDWPNSGEIDIMEHVNKEDKVHQTIHNGAVTGTDGGSTATENSTYNTEDFNIYAIIWDATKIEFYVNHVLRYTYYKPIPSTAVQWPFDKPFYLILNQSGGAGWPGAIDDVDLPFQMEVDYVRVYQKQKTN; this comes from the coding sequence ATGAAAACAGCACTTTTCATTTTGATCTGCTTGATCTGCAACTTACCTTGTCGAACAGCAGCAGAAAACAGTAAAATAAATCTATTCCATGAGCATTTAGCTCCGTCTCTTTCTTTTGGTTCTATTGATACGGCAAAATGGAACTTAATTTTCTCGGACGAATTTAATAGTTCAGATCGTTTTGATACGACAAAATGGTCCTTCGCTCCCAGGTGGAGCCCCGCTTGGGCGAAATATTTGACTGCCAGCCCCAAATATGTAAGACAAGAATCTGGAAATTTACTTTTACGCATGGACAACCAGGTGATCGAAAATGACGATGTACCCTACCATTCTGGAGGAATTCAGACGGCCAAAAAATTTAATTTCCGATATGGTAAGGTAGAAGTTCGGGCCAAATTTAATCAAGGCAAAGGATCTTGGCCAGCTATATGGATGATGCCCGAACATCCTGTTTCTTACGGCGATTGGCCAAATAGTGGTGAAATCGATATCATGGAGCATGTCAATAAGGAAGATAAAGTACACCAAACTATTCACAATGGAGCAGTCACTGGTACCGATGGCGGAAGCACAGCTACAGAAAACAGCACTTACAATACAGAGGATTTCAACATCTATGCAATCATCTGGGACGCCACCAAAATTGAATTTTATGTCAATCATGTACTGCGCTACACGTACTATAAACCCATACCATCAACTGCTGTGCAATGGCCTTTTGATAAACCTTTTTATCTGATCTTAAATCAGTCTGGAGGAGCAGGATGGCCAGGAGCTATAGATGATGTCGATCTACCTTTTCAAATGGAAGTAGATTACGTACGTGTGTATCAAAAGCAAAAAACAAATTAA